The following nucleotide sequence is from Coffea eugenioides isolate CCC68of chromosome 3, Ceug_1.0, whole genome shotgun sequence.
GGGTGACGTCGCACTAAGCCCTCACATATACTGAAACATTACTCTCTGGTGAATGTAGAAAAATGTACCGGAAAGACTTGGGCAATTTCTCATCCCGTGACTGCAAAACATGCCTTTTCAAACTACTATGAGTCACTTTATTTTGATTACCATTTACTACATAAATATTGAAAGGTTAACTTGGCCAGCATGCAGTTAGACATATATTTGCTGTACTTGATCCATAATACAAAGATAATACTAGTAGTCTACACAGTGATATGGCGATAAGCTACCTTCCATTTGTATGAATCTCTATGGCATCAACGTCATCTCTTTTGAGAAGTTCAACTGTTGTGGTAACGTCTCGTATGTATGTAATTGCTCCTAATCAATCGAGTGTTCTGTTATAATCATTAAATGAGCTAGTTCAAGGTTTTTCAAAAGAGAACGTCATGAGAACGTTCAATCAGACGAAACTTCCGCTGGGAAAAGAAATTATGATAATAAGGTTCTCAAAACTCAATATCAGATGCAAGCATGCAATAAATGAATTATGAAGTTTAACTCACTTATTCTATCAAAGGGACAAACAGGAATGCAGCGGCCACAGCCATAGCAGCGATCAGCCAGGACTCCACCCTGCATTCTCAAATATAGTTATTGAACATAAGCAAATGATGGTGACCAAGATCTTTACGCCAGAAGTTTAGCTAAGCTTAATCAACTGAATTACATAAATGAAACAGAAAAGAACCTTGAGTCCACTAGGTGTACTTTCTCCAAGTATTGCATTAGCTGGACATACAATCTCACACGGTCTTGAGCAATCAAGGGGACAATCATCCGGATCAAATTCTGTTATATAATAAAGAGCCGTTACTGGCTTTTTGTTTAAGAGTGTGCTTCCTAAAGGATCAAGGGTCATCATTCCTGAGAACATTCAGTTCCTGTAGCCATACTATGACCACATGAACTAGTACAAGAATGCTCCACGATTCAGGGAAGCAGTGCTTCTACCTAAATTCCACACCAAGCCATCTCCTTAAGTTGTTTATTACTAGTAATATCAACTGAAGACATCAGCCAAAAACAAAAGGATTTCTACCTCGAGTTATGGTGGCATTATTATGCCAATTACAGACgcacaaaaagaaaaggggaattTGTAGCATTTAACACATCTTCATGTAACCCTTATGGAGTCCAAGAATTGAAATAGTTACCGGCTTTACGGAAATGAAGATCTTCATTGTCATTAACACTGACCATAATCCAAGGCCTGCGAATGGGGAAAATAGCACGAGCAGCTTCAATTCCTTCATTCACAGCACTCACTACAGATGCTTCAGCAGCACAGTCAATGCAATCAACTGAATTTTCATTCACACAAAAAGACTCATACATAAGGCTTCACTTCATTCAATAATACAAAACCAACTATAAAAGAAggcttttttcttcttttcaacAAGCGGCAAAGGAATAAGAGGAACAAATGCTGATCGAAACGTTCTGTCTTACCACCAGCAAGAGTGTACACCAACGAAAGATTCCTGATATCAGCAACATCCTCAAAACTAGCACCACAAATAAGCTTGACCCAGTTGCCTTTTTGTAGAGATTCATGCGGAGAGGTGGTTATTGAAGGAATCCCAGTTCTCGCTATGAGGCTTTTCACCTGTCCTAGGCCTTCTCTTTTGCTGCTTATATTCAGTTGAGCTGTGACAGCACAGCAGAGCAATGTTACACATAAACTGATTAACAAATTCAACTTTCTTCTAGGACTTGGAACTTGGAAGAAggcaagaaagagagagaaaccAGATTGAATACTTGACTGGAGCGAAGCACAGCAAGATAAGCTGAGGGCCATCCCAAATCTCAGTGGAGCCGAACCATGCCTCAAGAAGCTGCTGAGTGTTTCCTTCAGATATTTTTGGTCTCGAAAGTTGCAAATGACTGGAGGAACTATGCAAATTAAATTCGAACTTGCTCGAACTTTAATACATGTGCGTGTGTGTTATATATGTAAACACACacgtgtgtgtatatatgtatgtattttTGTACGTATCCTTCTCTTTCGGACTTAGAGGTGGCAAAAGCGTGACAACAGCTATTTAGGTGAAACTAAAGAATGGTGCTAAATCCCAACGCCAATTATACACACAGACCACTGACGCTGACGCAGAAGCTCTTCTCCGGCATGGTTCACCTACTTTACATGTAGCCAATCCCATTGCCTGCCTAAAGTTGTGTGGTTGCACCATAGTGGTCAGAGATAGAACCAACATTGAGGTCAGAAGAATTGGTTCCCTCAATTTGTTAACCGTTACTTTTTCTGAAGAAATGAATTGCTGATAGGTCTATCTATACTTCAGATTCATATTTGTAATCGTAATGAACAGTTTTCAAATTGCAATTTTTGTCTTACTCTTTGCTAATCACCTTAAAGTTCAATCAAGAAAAAGTGCCAAAAACATAAAACCCCTTTGTCATTTTCCGAGCCGCGTGGTTAATCAGATACTTATTAACGAAGCCAAACTAAACCAGCCTAAACCCCTTAAAATATGATTACCCGTAGCTGCCCCTTTGTCATTTTCCATTGAAAATGTTCTCCAAGTCCTCTGCTAAGCATCATTTGGCAGTCATAAAATGCAGCAGCATCCCCCTATTTCCAGAAAAAAACTAGCGCATCATCCATTTAGGTCATAGCCATGCCCAGTCTTCTCAGCTATGCTTCTACCCCTTTCCTACCTCTTCTGGCTCTGCCCATTCTCTGCTGGGCCACAACCCTCAGGAAGCACAAACCCAAGGAAACCAACCTTGTTTTCTATATCCACGACAACTTTGCTGGAGATGACACCTCTGCTATGACCGTGGCGGGGAAGGATGGCCCAACGACGAGTATCTTAGAATTTGGAACTCTGGCGGCAGTGGATGATCCAGTAACTGAAGGTCCAgatccaaaatccaaaaaaattggAAGGGCCCAAGGTTTGTACATCAATTCTCAGCTGGATGGCAAAGGATTGTACTTGGTATTTTCTGTGATATTCACTGATGGAGAATACAAGGGGAGTACTTTGGAAATTCAAGGAGCTGATCCCTTCTCCATCAAGGAAAGAGAGTTTTCAATTGTATCAGGGACTGGTTTTTTTCGGTTTGTTAAAGGGTATGGAATTATGACAACTGAATTCATTGACATACCAAACTTGAGGGCTATTCTTAAACTCGATGTCACCGTCAGGCATTATTGAACAAGTTTAGTTGTACAACTTGGTTTACTTTGCAGCTCTGTTCCCATAAACTTGATTATGgtacctttttttcttttttcttttgcttacTTTCTTTCTCAtgaaaggaaggaagaaaataaaattaatgtGATAATTTTCTCGATAtaaagagattaaaaaaaaaattcatttgatcGTGTTTGCCTGGCATTTTAGTACTTTAATGGAATTATTGTGTTCACTAATTCAATTTGAATGGAACTTTGAACTTTTTGGCATTGAAGAGTTAGAATGAAAAGACAAATTAGCAGAATTCGTACATTATGTGGTAAGCCAGATAATCAGTAAGATATTCATGATGGAATAGATGATATGGAAATTTCGGGGAGGGATGGACTGGTTAATACTAGAGGAGGAgggattgaaattaaaaaaaaatgatatggAAATTCTAataagactttttttttttttttttgtcgtaaCGGTATATGTTTAGCCTACTCCTACTCTTATCGGGGGAGGGGGGAATCTACTCTATGGGAAGGTCCAACTGAGTCGGGGAAATCTGATAGAGATTGAACCACCATTAGATCAGACAGGTGCACCACACACCCGTATGTATTTAGAACAAATCTCATACATTATTGTAAGTGCCAGGAAATTAAAAGGCTTACAAATGCAAACCATTTATTGCTATTAAACCGTCCCTTTAAGATCCTTGTAGACGAAACAAAGATAAGATCATAAGATGTATTATCCTAGCCTAGGTGATAAAAAAAGCATTGAAGTCAGCTTCATCACTGTGACATAATTCATAATTGAAATACTTCAATTACATATGTTACATATTGCAAGAATAAGAGTAACTTTACAATTATCCAAACCCCCCAAAcacccaaccaaaaaaaaagaaaaaaggtaatCGTCCAACTCTCAATTGTTCTTACTATCGACTGTATTTATTGAGCAAATAAATGCATATGTTTTACTCCATGTTTTATTTGCCCTCAAGGCAGGCCAAAGTGACCAGTAAGACTCGACAATTGATGGCGCCAAATTTGGAGGAGTAATTAAACGCATCAATATAGCTATAAGCAACATCACTCACTCGAGCCGTTACTTTCTTCCTTCACCATTCCTCTCTAACAACCTCTCCGCCCTCTGAAACTCTCATCAATCAAGAAGCATTGCTGAAAATAATAGAGCTGCTTGAGCAAGCTGAATTAGAAGATTGGCTtcatggtttttctttttcctttttcttggtTCAATAAAAGCAAATTCAAAGGTGAGCATGCCAATATTTTCTTGTTCTTGCAGGTCAATTTCGATTACGTTGTTTACAAATCCTCCTTGATGGGCATCAAGTGGAAAATTCTTGCCTTCAGTTTCTCGTAATCTGTTTCCTTACCCCACTCTCTTGCATATCCATACTTCCTTGAACTCTTTTCAAGTTTCTTTCTTGCAGTTACCCTTCAAAGGGAATCTATATTCAGGCATGATTTTTGATATCcatgttttatttcttggaATCGCCTGTTCTTTCATTGTGAATAAGGTCCATTCAGCTAGTAACAGCAATATATCAAACTCTGATTCTCTTGTGTTGGCTTGTGGTGCTCCTACCAATGCCACAGATAATAACGGCAGGAGTTGGATTCCAGATTCTAAATTCCTTGCATCTTCAGATAATTCAATCGTTGCCACGGCTCTTTCTCAAGATCCTTCATTGCCTTCCACTGTCCCTTACATGACTGCCAGAGTATTCCAATCACAATTCACTTACACGTTCAGAATTTCTCCCAAAGCCCGCCACTGGATTCGCCTTCATTTTTACCCTTCTTCTTATAATAATCTCAGCTCTTCAAATGGATTCTTTTCTGTAACAGCTGATGGTTTCACACTTCTTAACAATTTTAGTGCTTTGATCACCGCCCAAGCGCTTACACAAGCTTATATTATCAGAGAATATAATATTGTACCAATTCAGACTGGTATTCTCAACCTCACATTCACTCCATCACCAGCATATAATGGATCTTTTGCTTTTGTCAATGGCATTGAGATTATCTCAACGCCAGAACTTTTTCAAGCTGCGCCTTTGGTTGGGTTTTCAGAGCAGTCAGTGGAAGTAGAACAGAATACGGTGCAGACACTGATTAGGCTAAATGTTGGTGGACAGTATATTCCAGCTAGTGATGATTCTGGTCTGAGCAGAACATGGTACGATGACTCGCCTTATCTATTTGGTGCAGCTTTTGGTGTCACCTCTCAGGCTGATGAAAATGTGAGAATCAATTATCCAACTGGTTTACCCGAGTACATTGCTCCTGTTAACGTTTATGACACAGCAAGGTCAATGGGGCCTGATCCAAAGGTTAATCAGAATTTCAACCTTACATGGGTGTTTCAAGTTGATCCCAATTATACTTATCTCGTGAGGTTCCATTTCTGCGATTATCAGATGTCCAAAGTTAATCAGAGGGTGTTTGCTATCTTCATTAACAACCAAACAGCTTTTCCAGATGCAGATGTGATTGGATGGACTAGCGCAAAAGGGGTACCAGTTTACAAGGATTTTACGATACATGTCAGTGATAGGAGTGGCGATGAACAATTGTGGGTGGCTCTGCAACCTAATCAAACATCCGTGCCAGAATTTAACGATGTAATTCTAAACGGTCTGGAGATCTTTAAGATTAATGATACAAAAGGGAGCTTACCAGGCCCAAATCCTGTGCCATCACCGCTTGCCCCTCCCATGGAGTCCGAGCCAAAGCAATTTGCACCATCGAAGTCCAGAAAAACTGGCCTTATTCTCGGTGCGGTTGGGGGAGCAGCGGTTGGCTTTGCTCTGGTTATTGGTTTTGTTGCATTTCTCAGGCGTAGGAAGAGGATGGCTCTCGGAGAAAGTTCTAGCATAGCAGGTTGGCTGCCAATTTATGATAGCTCGCGCTCTTCAGAAACTGGAACAACAATCTCAGGCAAAAGTTGTGGCAGCAGTCGCATTTCAAATATTGGTGGAAGCCTCTGTAGACGTTTCTCCTTGGCCGAGATAAAAAATGGTTCCATGAATTTTTCTGAATCCCAAGTTATTGGAGTTGGAGGATTTGGTAAGGTGTACAGATGCTTTGTTGATGGAGGGACTGAAGTTGCCATAAAAAGAGCAAACCCATCATCAGAACAAGGCGTTCATGAGTTTAGAACTGAAATTGATCTgctttcaaagctaagacaccgGCATTTGGTCTCTCTAATTGGGGCTTGTGAAGAACATAATGAAATGATATTGGTGTATGACTATATGGCTAATGGAACTTTGAGGGAGCATCTTTACAAGACCAAGAAGCCACGACTTTCATGGAGACAGAGGCTGGATATCTGCATTGGCGCTGCAAGAGGCCTTCACTATCTTCATACAGGAGCAAAGTACACTATCATCCACAGGGATGTGAAAACTACTAACATTCTGTTGGATGAAAAGTGGGTTGCAAAGGTTTCTGATTTTGGACTCTCAAAAACAGGTCCTACTCTTCATCAAACACATGTTAGTACAATGGTGAAAGGAAGTTTTGGGTACTTGGATCCAGAATACTTCCGCAGGCAACAATTGACAGAGAAATCAGATGTATATTCCTTTGGGGTGGTCCTTTTTGAAGTTTTGTGCGGAAGGCCA
It contains:
- the LOC113764896 gene encoding uncharacterized protein LOC113764896, producing MPEKSFCVSVSVPPVICNFRDQKYLKETLSSFLRHGSAPLRFGMALSLSCCASLQSTQLNISSKREGLGQVKSLIARTGIPSITTSPHESLQKGNWVKLICGASFEDVADIRNLSLVYTLAGVDCIDCAAEASVVSAVNEGIEAARAIFPIRRPWIMVSVNDNEDLHFRKAEFDPDDCPLDCSRPCEIVCPANAILGESTPSGLKGGVLADRCYGCGRCIPVCPFDRIRAITYIRDVTTTVELLKRDDVDAIEIHTNGRQASAFEELWNGLGDSINHLRLVAVSMPDVKDLTIAAMSTLYSIMEPNLHCINLWQLDGRPMSGDIGRGATREAIAFALRLVSASGRPKGFLQLAGGTNAHTVDGLKRERLFQTTTIPEISEGKKMPSVPSSSQNALIGGVAFGGYARKVVGRVLTSMQSNHTHAYIEDCPEHLLKALEESLALVGTVKAYGTS
- the LOC113764447 gene encoding dirigent protein 11-like → MPSLLSYASTPFLPLLALPILCWATTLRKHKPKETNLVFYIHDNFAGDDTSAMTVAGKDGPTTSILEFGTLAAVDDPVTEGPDPKSKKIGRAQGLYINSQLDGKGLYLVFSVIFTDGEYKGSTLEIQGADPFSIKEREFSIVSGTGFFRFVKGYGIMTTEFIDIPNLRAILKLDVTVRHY
- the LOC113764897 gene encoding receptor-like protein kinase ANXUR1 — protein: MIFDIHVLFLGIACSFIVNKVHSASNSNISNSDSLVLACGAPTNATDNNGRSWIPDSKFLASSDNSIVATALSQDPSLPSTVPYMTARVFQSQFTYTFRISPKARHWIRLHFYPSSYNNLSSSNGFFSVTADGFTLLNNFSALITAQALTQAYIIREYNIVPIQTGILNLTFTPSPAYNGSFAFVNGIEIISTPELFQAAPLVGFSEQSVEVEQNTVQTLIRLNVGGQYIPASDDSGLSRTWYDDSPYLFGAAFGVTSQADENVRINYPTGLPEYIAPVNVYDTARSMGPDPKVNQNFNLTWVFQVDPNYTYLVRFHFCDYQMSKVNQRVFAIFINNQTAFPDADVIGWTSAKGVPVYKDFTIHVSDRSGDEQLWVALQPNQTSVPEFNDVILNGLEIFKINDTKGSLPGPNPVPSPLAPPMESEPKQFAPSKSRKTGLILGAVGGAAVGFALVIGFVAFLRRRKRMALGESSSIAGWLPIYDSSRSSETGTTISGKSCGSSRISNIGGSLCRRFSLAEIKNGSMNFSESQVIGVGGFGKVYRCFVDGGTEVAIKRANPSSEQGVHEFRTEIDLLSKLRHRHLVSLIGACEEHNEMILVYDYMANGTLREHLYKTKKPRLSWRQRLDICIGAARGLHYLHTGAKYTIIHRDVKTTNILLDEKWVAKVSDFGLSKTGPTLHQTHVSTMVKGSFGYLDPEYFRRQQLTEKSDVYSFGVVLFEVLCGRPALDPNLPKEQVSLADWALRCHSQGVLDDIIDPCIKGEMAPECLKHFAETAAKCLSDQGIDRPSMGAVLWNLEYCLQLQNNPDGPEFVVQQKANDAYAMHETLLTIEENDKISQETEDSSSNEIFSQIINPQGR